A genome region from Equus caballus isolate H_3958 breed thoroughbred chromosome 19, TB-T2T, whole genome shotgun sequence includes the following:
- the LOC138918915 gene encoding ral guanine nucleotide dissociation stimulator-like isoform X2 produces the protein MFSCFLPPDQGSGSQKARRENLWRRCGRWLSSHAPHRWTFGRRSSQSVTQEMGQQLSHDALDSTTLQEGKVPHAAKRGQGRLRAENPSPAKSKASRLVWTVQAGRRQKRVEHLVPAFLEGDTAYVHSFLCTYRGFATTRQVLELLFQRAISFILGAWLRWYPEDFIQPPDVPSLELLLAYIGLNMPGSELEHRARVLLSRLEQPEHTDAKTEAAAPPKDAEDPEDPAPSLPLGPSPAPSRTGVLRATAGSRPSASTGSIPATTLSS, from the exons atgttctcctgctttctcccgcctgaccagggctctggttcccagaaagcccggagggagaacctttggagacgttgtggacgctggctcagctcccacgccccccaccgctggacctttggcaggaggtcctctcag agcgtcactcaggagatgggccagcagctgagccacgacgccctcgactccaccaccctgcaggaagggaaggtgccccacgctgccaagcgaggccagggccggctcagg gctgaaaatccatccccagcgaagagcaaagcgtcccgcctggtgtggaccgtccaggctggaaggcggcagaagcgagtggagcacctggtgcccgccttcctggagggcgacaccgcctacgtccacagcttcctgtgcacgtatagaggttttgccaccacacgacaggtgctggagcttctgtttcaaag ggccatctccttcattctgggcgcctggctccgatggtaccctgaggattttatccagcccccagatgttcccagcctggaactgctcttggcctacatcggtctcaatatgcccggctcggagctggagcaccgcgcccgcgttcttctttcccggctggagcagcctgagcacactgatgccaagactgagg ctgcagctccaccgaaagacgcggaagaccctgaagatccggcaccgtctctccctctcgggcccagcccagctccgaGCCGCACAGGCgtcttgcgagccacagccggctcaagaccttcagcaagcactggcagcatcccagccactaccctcagctcctga
- the LOC138918915 gene encoding ral guanine nucleotide dissociation stimulator-like isoform X1 — translation MFSCFLPPDQGSGSQKARRENLWRRCGRWLSSHAPHRWTFGRRSSQSVTQEMGQQLSHDALDSTTLQEGKVPHAAKRGQGRLRAENPSPAKSKASRLVWTVQAGRRQKRVEHLVPAFLEGDTAYVHSFLCTYRGFATTRQVLELLFQRYGCVLAYGDEDGGPLDQLKKAISFILGAWLRWYPEDFIQPPDVPSLELLLAYIGLNMPGSELEHRARVLLSRLEQPEHTDAKTEAAAPPKDAEDPEDPAPSLPLGPSPAPSRTGVLRATAGSRPSASTGSIPATTLSS, via the exons atgttctcctgctttctcccgcctgaccagggctctggttcccagaaagcccggagggagaacctttggagacgttgtggacgctggctcagctcccacgccccccaccgctggacctttggcaggaggtcctctcag agcgtcactcaggagatgggccagcagctgagccacgacgccctcgactccaccaccctgcaggaagggaaggtgccccacgctgccaagcgaggccagggccggctcagg gctgaaaatccatccccagcgaagagcaaagcgtcccgcctggtgtggaccgtccaggctggaaggcggcagaagcgagtggagcacctggtgcccgccttcctggagggcgacaccgcctacgtccacagcttcctgtgcacgtatagaggttttgccaccacacgacaggtgctggagcttctgtttcaaag atacggttgtgtccttgcctatggcgatgaggacggcggacccctagaccaactcaaaaa ggccatctccttcattctgggcgcctggctccgatggtaccctgaggattttatccagcccccagatgttcccagcctggaactgctcttggcctacatcggtctcaatatgcccggctcggagctggagcaccgcgcccgcgttcttctttcccggctggagcagcctgagcacactgatgccaagactgagg ctgcagctccaccgaaagacgcggaagaccctgaagatccggcaccgtctctccctctcgggcccagcccagctccgaGCCGCACAGGCgtcttgcgagccacagccggctcaagaccttcagcaagcactggcagcatcccagccactaccctcagctcctga
- the LOC138918916 gene encoding ral guanine nucleotide dissociation stimulator-like: MFSCFLPPDRGSGSQKARRENLWRRCGRWLSSHAPHRWTFGRRSSQSVTQEMGQQLSHDALDSTTLQEGKVPHAAKRGQGRLRAENPSPAKSKASRLVWTVQAGRRQKRVEHLVPAFLEGDTAYVHSFLCTYRGFATTRQLLELLFQRYGCVLAYGDEDGGPLDQLKK; the protein is encoded by the exons atgttctcctgctttctcccgcctgaccggggctctggttcccagaaagcccggagggagaacctttggagacgttgtggacgctggctcagctcccacgccccccaccgctggacctttggcaggaggtcctctcag agcgtcactcaggagatgggccagcagctgagccacgacgccctcgactccaccaccctgcaggaagggaaggtgccccacgctgccaagcgaggccagggccggctcagg gctgaaaatccatccccagcgaagagcaaagcgtcccgcctggtgtggaccgtccaggctggaaggcggcagaagcgagtggagcacctggtgcccgccttcctggagggcgacaccgcctacgtccacagcttcctgtgcacgtatagaggttttgccaccacacgacagctgctggagcttctgtttcaaag atacggttgtgtccttgcctatggcgatgaggacggcggacccctagaccaactcaaaaagtga
- the LOC138918917 gene encoding ral guanine nucleotide dissociation stimulator-like, giving the protein MFSCFLPPDRGSGSQKARRENLWRRCGRWLSSHAPHRWTFGRRSSQSVTQEMGQQLSHDALDSTTLQEGKVPHAAKRGQGRLRAENPSPAKSKASRLVWTVQAGRRQKRVEHLVPAFLEGDTAYVHSFLCTYRGFATTRQLLELLFQRYGCVLAYGDEDGGPLDQLKKAISFILGAWLRWYPEDFIQPPDVPSLELLLAYIGLNMPGSELEHRARVLLSRLEQPEHTDAKTEAAAPPKDAEDPEDPAPSLPLGPSPAPSRTGILRATAGSRPSASTGSIPATTLSS; this is encoded by the exons atgttctcctgctttctcccgcctgaccggggctctggttcccagaaagcccggagggagaacctttggagacgttgtggacgctggctcagctcccacgccccccaccgctggacctttggcaggaggtcctctcag agcgtcactcaggagatgggccagcagctgagccacgacgccctcgactccaccaccctgcaggaagggaaggtgccccacgctgccaagcgaggccagggccggctcagg gctgaaaatccatccccagcgaagagcaaagcgtcccgcctggtgtggaccgtccaggctggaaggcggcagaagcgagtggagcacctggtgcccgccttcctggagggcgacaccgcctacgtccacagcttcctgtgcacgtatagaggttttgccaccacacgacagctgctggagcttctgtttcaaag atacggttgtgtccttgcctatggcgatgaggacggcggacccctagaccaactcaaaaa ggccatctccttcattctgggcgcctggctccgatggtaccctgaggattttatccagcccccagatgttcccagcctggaactgctcttggcctacatcggtctcaatatgcccggctcggagctggagcaccgcgcccgcgttcttctttcccggctggagcagcctgagcacactgatgccaagactgagg ctgcagcaccaccgaaagacgcggaagaccctgaagatccggcaccgtctctccctctcgggcccagcccagctccgagccgcacaggcatcttgcgagccacagccggctcaagaccttcagcaagcactggcagcatcccagccactaccctcagctcctga